From the genome of Clostridium sp. BNL1100, one region includes:
- a CDS encoding tape measure protein, protein MATVANSLQLMGGTTTALSTVVKPVIEIIDKTEELQNQLKKPFNMSGFREIANVAKLIAREFYAVQDQVKESIDSIGESIEKLEKKSQGTKKLSFTEMVGKVKDFSSNIKSGMALVDKYSNQNASLSMMTDKRQSTGELQHRVYSAANNSRSGYDSTAATVTKLGLSAKGKFKDNNEILGFTELMNKSFAGAESGEATKGIDKITDAMVSGNLKGEDMASVFQSAPALGQAVSKYTGQSQQQLIDGKGVSAEVLKNSVLSASDQINAKFATMPVTFQQIGSTIKNTLFEAFIPVLQAIANAATWVYNNWATIAPIFWGIAAAAGAYAIGLGISTIATTMQKIAQDGLNTSLFTSPLFWIALVIGVIIGLIYKWIQSVGGIHVAWMIVVNAMLILWDVLKISFFTGVYWVIDLWNLMMLGMKSAGVAIQNFMGDMKVGVLTILQNMVNGAVDIINKFIGLLNNLPGVSIKAVGHVNFGTQTKIQNEAEKTAREADLEQYKQNVVSIKQQHDVDILKRQVEAGADLQKRQDNIENVKAQAAKKDKSASNFNVPGYNSLKNPASAKVGGIADSDMKNHIANTAANTGAMKDSMQVSEEDLKYMRDIAEQEVVNKFTTAEIKVDMTNHNNVNSNLDLDGIVSYMEQKVYETMSVAAEGVYN, encoded by the coding sequence ATGGCTACAGTAGCAAATTCACTACAGTTGATGGGTGGGACTACAACCGCATTGAGTACGGTTGTAAAGCCTGTGATAGAAATCATAGATAAAACTGAGGAGCTTCAGAATCAGTTAAAAAAACCCTTTAATATGAGTGGATTCAGGGAAATTGCAAATGTGGCGAAGCTAATTGCAAGGGAATTTTATGCAGTTCAGGATCAAGTTAAGGAGTCTATCGACTCAATTGGTGAATCCATTGAAAAATTAGAAAAGAAGTCACAGGGAACAAAAAAGCTTTCATTTACTGAAATGGTGGGAAAGGTTAAAGACTTTTCATCTAACATAAAGTCAGGTATGGCATTGGTTGATAAATACTCAAATCAGAATGCCAGCCTTTCAATGATGACTGATAAACGTCAAAGCACAGGAGAATTACAGCATAGAGTTTATTCTGCTGCCAATAATTCAAGGAGTGGTTATGACAGTACAGCTGCAACTGTAACAAAGCTTGGGCTTTCAGCTAAAGGTAAGTTTAAAGATAATAATGAAATCCTTGGCTTTACCGAACTGATGAACAAGTCTTTTGCGGGGGCTGAGTCAGGTGAGGCTACAAAGGGCATTGATAAAATAACTGATGCAATGGTTTCCGGAAATCTGAAGGGAGAGGACATGGCATCTGTGTTCCAAAGCGCACCTGCACTGGGGCAGGCAGTTTCAAAATACACGGGACAATCTCAGCAGCAGCTTATTGACGGAAAAGGTGTTTCGGCAGAAGTTTTGAAAAACTCTGTATTAAGCGCTTCTGACCAAATTAATGCAAAGTTTGCCACAATGCCGGTAACCTTTCAACAAATAGGTTCAACTATTAAAAATACGTTGTTTGAAGCATTTATTCCCGTATTGCAGGCAATAGCAAACGCTGCTACGTGGGTTTATAATAACTGGGCAACAATCGCACCTATTTTCTGGGGGATTGCTGCGGCAGCAGGTGCTTATGCAATAGGGCTTGGTATTTCGACTATAGCTACAACTATGCAGAAAATAGCACAAGATGGGTTGAATACATCCTTGTTCACTTCTCCACTGTTTTGGATTGCATTGGTTATAGGAGTAATAATAGGTCTTATTTATAAATGGATTCAGTCAGTAGGCGGAATTCATGTTGCTTGGATGATTGTGGTCAATGCTATGCTCATTTTGTGGGATGTTCTAAAAATTTCATTTTTTACAGGTGTGTACTGGGTTATTGATCTCTGGAATTTAATGATGTTGGGGATGAAGTCGGCAGGGGTTGCAATTCAGAATTTCATGGGAGATATGAAGGTGGGTGTACTCACCATTTTACAGAACATGGTAAACGGCGCAGTTGATATTATCAATAAGTTTATTGGATTGCTGAATAATCTTCCGGGAGTGTCCATAAAAGCTGTAGGTCATGTTAATTTCGGAACACAGACAAAAATCCAGAACGAAGCCGAAAAGACAGCCAGAGAGGCAGACCTTGAGCAGTACAAACAGAACGTAGTTTCAATAAAACAGCAACATGACGTTGATATACTTAAACGTCAAGTCGAGGCGGGTGCAGATTTACAAAAAAGACAAGACAACATTGAGAATGTAAAGGCTCAGGCTGCTAAAAAGGACAAATCAGCTTCAAATTTCAATGTACCCGGATATAACTCATTGAAAAATCCTGCTTCCGCTAAAGTCGGCGGTATTGCAGATAGCGATATGAAAAATCATATTGCCAATACTGCTGCTAACACAGGTGCCATGAAGGATTCAATGCAAGTTTCCGAAGAGGATTTGAAGTACATGAGGGATATAGCCGAACAGGAGGTAGTAAATAAATTTACTACTGCAGAAATCAAGGTGGATATGACTAATCATAACAATGTCAACAGTAACCTTGATTTGGACGGGATTGTTTCATATATGGAGCAGAAGGTTTATGAAACAATGTCGGTAGCAGCAGAGGGGGTGTATAACTGA
- a CDS encoding helix-turn-helix transcriptional regulator, with protein MASINERIKELRTSLGFSVDEFAKILGIHRSSVYRYEGENEKETRDVPMNLAILISEKFNVSLDWLGGLTDTKQPELSTNEITEVYASLNEEAKKELFNYANYLKNKM; from the coding sequence ATGGCATCTATCAATGAAAGAATAAAAGAGTTAAGAACATCTCTGGGTTTTTCAGTTGATGAATTTGCAAAAATACTTGGTATTCATAGAAGTTCCGTTTATAGATATGAAGGAGAAAATGAAAAAGAGACTAGAGATGTCCCTATGAATTTGGCTATATTAATTTCCGAAAAGTTCAACGTAAGCCTCGATTGGCTTGGAGGACTAACCGATACAAAGCAACCTGAGTTAAGTACAAACGAGATTACAGAAGTGTATGCTTCTCTAAATGAGGAAGCCAAAAAAGAATTATTTAACTATGCAAATTATTTAAAAAATAAAATGTAG
- a CDS encoding DUF6838 family protein codes for MIILIEVIDAIATKLTQDFGSSIAVYKEEAEQGLTSPCFFISLNNFTQKQITGKRYYREQRFTIKYCPATANKNTEICQVADRLYDTLESILMEADLFRGSKMSCEVVEGVLLFYVNYNFYVYKETPSEEPMGNIAVEGGLKQE; via the coding sequence ATTATTATTCTTATTGAGGTAATTGATGCAATTGCAACTAAACTAACCCAAGATTTTGGAAGTTCTATTGCAGTATATAAAGAAGAGGCAGAGCAGGGGCTGACATCACCTTGCTTTTTTATTTCTCTTAATAATTTCACTCAGAAGCAGATAACAGGAAAGAGGTACTACAGAGAGCAACGATTTACTATTAAGTATTGTCCCGCAACCGCAAACAAGAATACAGAAATTTGTCAGGTTGCGGATCGCCTCTATGATACTCTGGAATCCATTTTAATGGAAGCAGATTTGTTCAGAGGTTCCAAAATGAGCTGCGAGGTTGTCGAGGGTGTACTGCTTTTTTACGTAAATTACAATTTCTATGTTTATAAGGAAACACCGTCAGAGGAACCTATGGGAAATATAGCTGTGGAAGGCGGCCTTAAACAGGAGTAA
- the mazG gene encoding nucleoside triphosphate pyrophosphohydrolase — translation MNEGKLDRLIDIMKTLRSENGCPWDREQTYESLKRYFIEETYEYLEAVDLNDKKKMVEELGDVLLQVVFHGVIAAENEDFTMEDVINGICDKLIHRHPHVFGNVKADTSDEVLENWEEIKKKEKGLVNQASVLQDVPKNLPALMRSYKVQQKAAQVGFDWDNTSDVFAKIREEIDELEQEVKISNKAGIEEEMGDVFFSVVNLSRFCKVHPELSLTQSTNKFIKRFEYIEKKSAELGKDLNDMTLSEMDELWNEAKMNKCEENG, via the coding sequence ATGAATGAAGGTAAACTGGATAGATTAATAGATATTATGAAGACTCTGCGGAGCGAGAACGGTTGTCCGTGGGATCGTGAGCAGACCTATGAAAGTTTAAAGAGGTATTTTATTGAGGAAACTTATGAGTACCTTGAAGCAGTTGATTTAAACGATAAAAAGAAGATGGTTGAAGAACTTGGAGACGTACTTTTACAAGTTGTCTTTCATGGAGTTATAGCTGCAGAGAACGAAGATTTTACCATGGAGGATGTAATCAACGGAATTTGTGACAAGCTTATTCACCGTCACCCTCACGTATTTGGAAATGTAAAGGCCGATACCTCCGACGAGGTTCTTGAGAACTGGGAGGAAATAAAGAAAAAGGAAAAGGGGCTGGTAAACCAAGCCTCAGTACTTCAGGATGTTCCTAAAAATCTGCCTGCACTTATGCGGAGCTATAAGGTTCAGCAAAAGGCGGCGCAAGTGGGATTTGACTGGGATAACACATCAGATGTTTTTGCTAAAATTAGAGAAGAAATAGACGAATTGGAACAGGAAGTAAAAATTTCGAATAAAGCCGGAATTGAAGAAGAAATGGGCGATGTGTTTTTTTCAGTAGTTAATTTATCTCGTTTTTGCAAAGTTCATCCCGAATTATCACTAACCCAATCTACCAATAAATTTATAAAAAGATTCGAGTATATAGAGAAGAAATCAGCGGAACTTGGAAAAGATTTAAATGATATGACTCTTTCTGAGATGGATGAATTGTGGAATGAGGCCAAAATGAATAAATGTGAGGAAAATGGATAA
- a CDS encoding single-stranded DNA-binding protein, with translation MNNVSLVGRLTKDVDLRYTTKKMRAVGSFTLAVDRDPRKVTNDKTADFIPVVTWGKTAEFASKYFSKGHRIALQGSIHTRVWEDEEKNRHYVTEVVADRVFFADAKQREFDEPEIEDLEEGAL, from the coding sequence ATGAATAATGTCAGTCTTGTAGGTAGGTTAACAAAAGATGTTGATCTGAGGTACACAACCAAAAAAATGAGAGCGGTGGGATCATTTACATTGGCCGTAGATAGAGACCCCAGAAAGGTAACAAATGATAAAACGGCAGATTTTATACCGGTTGTTACATGGGGAAAAACCGCAGAGTTTGCAAGCAAATACTTTTCAAAGGGCCATCGTATAGCCCTTCAGGGAAGCATACATACCAGAGTTTGGGAGGATGAAGAAAAAAACAGGCACTATGTTACGGAAGTTGTTGCAGACAGGGTGTTTTTTGCCGACGCTAAGCAAAGAGAGTTCGATGAACCGGAAATAGAAGATTTGGAAGAAGGGGCTCTTTGA
- a CDS encoding phage tail tube protein, whose translation MQTMNGKDALSASLAECYVTIEDKRYNFMQAINLEAKVEKTKSEVPILGRTGKGNKATGWKGTGSATFHYNTSIFRDLLARYKDTGEDIYFDIQVTNEDSSSSAGRQTVILKGCNVDGGILTKFDADAEYLDEDMDFTFEDFEIHEKFSVLPGMEC comes from the coding sequence ATGCAGACAATGAATGGAAAGGATGCGTTAAGTGCATCCTTGGCGGAATGTTACGTTACTATTGAGGATAAAAGATATAATTTTATGCAGGCTATAAATCTTGAAGCAAAGGTTGAAAAAACCAAGAGTGAAGTACCTATTCTGGGCAGAACGGGAAAAGGTAACAAGGCTACGGGCTGGAAGGGAACCGGCTCTGCCACCTTCCATTACAATACCTCTATTTTCAGAGATTTGCTGGCAAGATACAAGGACACAGGCGAGGATATATATTTTGATATTCAGGTAACAAATGAAGATTCAAGTTCCAGCGCAGGAAGGCAGACAGTTATTTTAAAGGGCTGCAATGTTGATGGCGGAATACTTACAAAGTTTGATGCTGATGCAGAATATCTGGATGAAGACATGGACTTTACTTTTGAAGATTTTGAAATACACGAAAAATTCTCCGTACTTCCCGGAATGGAATGTTAA
- a CDS encoding HU family DNA-binding protein: MNKSELVDKMAEKSGLSKKDSDKALNAMLESVEEALTSGDKVQLIGFGSFEVKQRAARKGRNPQTMEEINIPESKAPVFKAGKDLKEMINK; this comes from the coding sequence ATGAATAAATCGGAATTGGTAGACAAAATGGCAGAGAAGTCAGGCCTTTCAAAAAAAGACTCAGATAAAGCTTTAAATGCAATGCTGGAAAGCGTAGAAGAAGCGTTAACCAGTGGAGACAAGGTTCAGCTTATTGGCTTTGGATCATTCGAAGTAAAACAGAGAGCAGCCAGAAAAGGCAGAAACCCACAAACAATGGAAGAAATAAATATTCCGGAGAGTAAAGCTCCTGTATTTAAGGCTGGCAAGGACTTAAAGGAAATGATTAACAAATAG
- the yabP gene encoding sporulation protein YabP has translation MEEKKTIKPMNQIITLDNREKLCVTGVVDVESFNEESIIAVTDLGVLIIRGTELHINKLNLDSNELVVDGDIFSLEYSDGETGKSKSFFGKMFK, from the coding sequence ATGGAAGAGAAAAAAACTATAAAACCTATGAATCAAATTATAACTCTTGATAACAGGGAGAAGTTATGTGTAACCGGGGTGGTTGACGTAGAGAGCTTTAATGAAGAAAGTATTATAGCTGTAACTGATTTAGGTGTTCTTATTATCAGGGGTACAGAACTGCATATTAACAAGCTGAACCTTGATTCTAATGAGCTTGTTGTGGATGGAGATATTTTCTCACTTGAATACAGTGATGGGGAAACCGGCAAGTCTAAGTCCTTTTTCGGTAAAATGTTTAAATAA
- a CDS encoding S1 domain-containing RNA-binding protein, translating to MPLEVGKIVEGKVTGITAFGAFVQLPEGKTGLVHISEVAQEYVKDVSAHLKENQMVKVKVLSIDTNGKVSLSIKKAMEENPTIVKSRPPVEVDWNTGKNNSSNASFEDRLAKFMKDSDEKLHDLKKSVESKRGSSGYRKSAQY from the coding sequence ATGCCACTAGAAGTAGGTAAGATAGTTGAGGGTAAAGTGACTGGTATTACAGCATTTGGGGCATTTGTCCAACTACCCGAAGGAAAAACAGGACTTGTTCACATTTCTGAAGTAGCTCAAGAATACGTTAAAGATGTCAGTGCTCATCTTAAAGAAAATCAGATGGTAAAAGTAAAGGTTTTATCTATTGATACAAATGGTAAGGTAAGCCTGTCAATTAAAAAAGCTATGGAAGAAAATCCCACTATAGTTAAATCCAGGCCGCCGGTAGAGGTTGACTGGAACACAGGGAAAAACAATTCATCTAACGCTTCCTTTGAAGACCGCTTGGCAAAATTCATGAAGGACAGCGATGAAAAATTACATGACCTGAAAAAAAGTGTTGAATCCAAACGCGGCAGCAGTGGATATAGAAAGTCTGCACAATACTAA
- the yabQ gene encoding spore cortex biosynthesis protein YabQ: protein MSLIVEQVYIFFYAVLAGGILAFLYDILRIKRRAIKTNVIILSLEDIIYWLLSAIIVFLTVYNSNDGQMRGFIFLGNILGVTLYLSLFSRIVIASSMMVINFIKKVLLFIWKVVTYPFRLLFKILSVPLRFVGRCFGKLGRLLFRILGKAAHKAKGAASNRIKKVKVWGRFIRKVRKKT from the coding sequence ATGAGTTTAATTGTTGAACAGGTATACATATTTTTTTATGCTGTTTTGGCAGGTGGAATTTTAGCTTTTTTATATGATATTCTTAGAATAAAAAGAAGAGCAATTAAGACAAACGTTATAATACTAAGCTTAGAGGACATAATTTACTGGCTGCTGTCCGCAATTATAGTGTTTTTAACCGTATATAACAGTAATGATGGACAGATGAGAGGTTTTATATTTCTCGGAAATATACTTGGAGTCACTTTATATTTGTCTCTTTTTAGCAGGATTGTAATTGCCTCTTCAATGATGGTTATTAATTTTATAAAAAAAGTATTACTTTTTATATGGAAGGTGGTAACTTATCCTTTCAGATTACTTTTTAAAATTTTATCAGTACCGTTAAGGTTTGTCGGACGATGTTTTGGGAAATTGGGCAGACTATTATTCCGGATTTTGGGAAAAGCGGCTCATAAGGCAAAAGGGGCAGCAAGTAATAGAATTAAAAAGGTGAAGGTTTGGGGCAGATTTATAAGAAAAGTTCGAAAAAAGACTTAA
- a CDS encoding phage tail sheath family protein yields MALGGGTFLKQNKALPGSYINFVSTSRATATLSERGYAAMPLVLDWGVDGEVFKVEADSFQKNSLKLFGYDLKDEKLKGLRDLFRHIRAGYFYKLNKGQKAACKYATAKYAGTRGNDLKIVIAQHGNDANRFDVQTFLGATRVDSQTVSSMAEMVPNDFVDFIVGEIALTSGIQLIGGTNGENITVEDYQTFLDKIESYSFNTLGCLETSPEVTDLFVEFTKRMRDESGVKFQTVLYRTPADYEGVINVQNDVAVEITPSVLVYWVTGMSAGCPVNKSNTNKVYDGEFTVNADFRQSELEAAVSEGKFILHRVGDDIRILEDINSYVSYTDDKNSDFGRNQTIRVLDQIANDIAVLFNTKYNGNVPNDAAGRISFWNDVVKHHQELQSIRAIENFKPEDVVISKGDSKRAIVIQDAVTIMNSMEQLYMTTVVQ; encoded by the coding sequence ATGGCACTTGGAGGAGGCACTTTTTTAAAACAAAACAAGGCTTTACCCGGAAGCTACATTAATTTTGTAAGTACATCAAGGGCAACCGCAACACTTAGCGAAAGGGGGTATGCTGCAATGCCACTGGTTCTTGACTGGGGCGTTGACGGAGAGGTTTTCAAGGTTGAAGCAGACAGCTTCCAGAAGAATTCTCTGAAGCTTTTCGGCTATGACTTAAAGGATGAGAAATTAAAAGGACTCAGAGATTTGTTCAGACATATAAGAGCCGGATATTTTTATAAGCTCAATAAAGGACAAAAGGCGGCATGTAAATATGCTACTGCAAAATATGCGGGAACCAGAGGAAATGATCTCAAAATTGTTATTGCACAGCATGGCAACGATGCAAACAGATTTGATGTACAGACATTCCTGGGAGCAACCAGAGTAGATTCCCAAACGGTTTCAAGCATGGCTGAAATGGTTCCCAATGATTTTGTTGATTTTATTGTTGGTGAAATTGCATTAACAAGCGGAATACAACTGATTGGCGGAACCAACGGCGAAAATATTACCGTAGAGGACTACCAAACGTTTCTTGACAAGATTGAGTCCTATTCCTTTAATACTCTTGGATGTCTGGAAACATCGCCTGAGGTAACAGACTTGTTTGTTGAGTTCACAAAAAGAATGAGGGATGAGTCGGGAGTTAAGTTCCAGACTGTCCTTTACAGAACACCGGCAGATTATGAAGGTGTTATCAATGTTCAAAATGATGTTGCAGTAGAGATAACTCCGTCAGTATTAGTTTACTGGGTAACGGGTATGTCAGCAGGCTGCCCTGTAAATAAGAGCAATACAAACAAGGTATATGACGGAGAGTTTACAGTTAATGCTGATTTCAGACAAAGTGAACTTGAAGCTGCCGTTTCAGAAGGTAAATTTATTCTTCACAGGGTTGGAGATGACATCCGTATACTTGAGGATATCAACAGTTATGTATCTTACACTGATGACAAGAACAGCGATTTCGGAAGAAATCAGACAATCAGGGTTCTTGATCAGATTGCAAACGATATTGCCGTTCTGTTTAACACTAAATACAACGGTAATGTTCCAAATGACGCAGCCGGAAGAATTTCCTTCTGGAATGATGTTGTAAAGCATCATCAGGAGCTTCAAAGCATAAGAGCCATTGAAAACTTTAAGCCTGAAGATGTTGTTATTTCAAAGGGAGACAGCAAAAGGGCAATTGTAATTCAGGATGCTGTTACCATTATGAATTCTATGGAACAGCTTTATATGACCACAGTTGTACAATAA
- a CDS encoding septum formation initiator family protein produces the protein MKKRKKFTVWTFILIAAFCYFAYTVYHQQSLLEVGNSKLSALKANIHSEEVKKQQLEKQKSLINTEEFAEKIARDKLGYVKDGEKIYIDTNK, from the coding sequence ATGAAAAAACGAAAGAAATTCACTGTATGGACATTCATATTAATTGCTGCTTTTTGCTACTTTGCATATACCGTATACCATCAACAGTCGTTGTTGGAGGTAGGTAATTCAAAGTTATCTGCTTTAAAAGCAAATATTCATTCTGAGGAAGTAAAAAAGCAGCAGCTGGAGAAACAAAAGTCTCTGATAAATACAGAGGAGTTTGCTGAAAAGATTGCAAGAGATAAGCTTGGGTATGTTAAAGACGGTGAGAAAATTTACATAGACACCAATAAGTAA
- a CDS encoding RNA-binding S4 domain-containing protein: MRIDKYLKVSRLIKRRTVANEVCEQGRVKINDRVAKPGSEVKVGDIVEIQFGNNITKIEITRITEHVAKDDAKEMYMLK, translated from the coding sequence ATGAGAATAGACAAATATTTAAAAGTCAGCAGACTAATAAAAAGGCGGACAGTTGCCAATGAGGTTTGTGAGCAAGGGCGTGTTAAGATAAATGATAGAGTAGCCAAGCCCGGTTCAGAAGTAAAAGTCGGGGATATAGTTGAAATTCAATTTGGAAATAACATAACTAAAATAGAAATAACACGCATAACCGAACATGTTGCAAAAGATGATGCAAAGGAAATGTACATGTTAAAATAA
- a CDS encoding phage portal protein, whose product MSGLSSFLRQNVLDNENVKYVASKRFVDENGAPVEWEICSITSEEDEAIRKACTRKVQIPGKKNQYTPETDYNAYLGKLAARCTVYPDLHNAELQNSYGCMGEDTLLKTMLKPGEYADYLAKIQEVNGFDVTMEDMVDEAKN is encoded by the coding sequence ATGAGTGGATTAAGTTCTTTTTTAAGGCAAAATGTGTTAGACAATGAGAATGTAAAATATGTTGCATCAAAGAGGTTTGTAGATGAAAACGGGGCGCCTGTGGAGTGGGAAATCTGCTCTATTACTTCGGAGGAGGATGAAGCCATAAGAAAGGCATGTACTCGCAAGGTGCAGATTCCGGGCAAGAAAAACCAGTATACTCCCGAAACCGACTACAATGCTTACCTTGGAAAGCTTGCTGCGAGATGTACTGTTTACCCTGATTTACATAATGCGGAGCTGCAGAACAGCTATGGCTGCATGGGTGAGGATACTCTTCTTAAAACCATGCTAAAGCCGGGAGAATATGCCGATTATCTGGCTAAAATCCAAGAGGTTAACGGCTTTGACGTTACTATGGAAGATATGGTAGACGAAGCAAAAAACTAA